The proteins below come from a single Psychrobacter sp. FDAARGOS_221 genomic window:
- a CDS encoding rhodanese-like domain-containing protein has product MGNHPVLFGTLLVLIFLFFTLENKRSGKKIAPSALGIMVNSQNAQIIDIRAKKKFETGYIQGSRNIPFTQLKDHLEEIRAIDVPVVIVCDMGIQAGAAVQLIGKPNVFRLDGGIGGWQAAGMPLVGGKKGKTVTGKAKAR; this is encoded by the coding sequence ATGGGTAACCACCCTGTGTTATTTGGTACTTTATTGGTTCTGATTTTTTTGTTTTTTACACTAGAGAACAAACGCAGTGGCAAAAAAATTGCACCAAGTGCTTTAGGGATTATGGTTAACTCGCAAAACGCTCAAATTATTGATATCCGAGCCAAAAAGAAGTTTGAAACGGGATACATTCAAGGCAGCCGCAACATCCCATTTACACAGTTAAAAGACCATCTTGAAGAGATTCGTGCTATTGATGTACCAGTGGTTATCGTCTGTGATATGGGTATTCAAGCAGGCGCTGCGGTACAGTTAATTGGTAAGCCTAATGTCTTTCGCTTAGATGGCGGTATTGGCGGATGGCAAGCTGCAGGCATGCCCCTAGTTGGCGGCAAAAAAGGTAAAACTGTTACGGGTAAAGCTAAAGCTCGTTAA
- a CDS encoding DUF445 domain-containing protein — MLSSIWQYLSAHPEFFAMMTIPFVTAFVTWAHVWMALKMLFYPIKFWGIKIPNLPYDWQGLGWQGIVPRKAGKISGVIVDQTLSKLGSLDEFFKAMEPEEMADFITQTVDENLEQLIDEIMNERSASLWTNLPYAVKRRIYAYAHEQLPEIMRDLVVDLTHNVEELVDMRQMIVRTMENDRRLMVNMFLKVGQKEINFIWHISALIGFIFGIIQMFIYLLVPQHWTVPFFAAIWGFLTNWIAIWMVFNPVDPRPVKYLRLFKRIKGFPFIVPVIPRIDTYNWQGGFMKRQPEVSEVFAGIVVEELVTLENIMNEMMYGQKAAKTRVLMKEHLYTLLESPVVSTTLRVGLGRREFGQLKNTIIDKSIDATMVPIRDPELNESRASKIYGLFCERIKALTSHEFQNLLRPAFREDETTLIILGGLTGFLAGWLHLILVFFPVSG; from the coding sequence ATGCTCTCTTCAATCTGGCAATACTTAAGTGCGCATCCTGAATTCTTCGCGATGATGACCATTCCCTTTGTGACAGCATTTGTTACATGGGCGCATGTGTGGATGGCGTTAAAGATGTTATTTTACCCCATCAAATTTTGGGGTATTAAAATTCCAAATCTACCCTATGACTGGCAAGGATTAGGTTGGCAGGGGATTGTACCGCGTAAAGCCGGCAAAATCTCAGGTGTTATTGTCGATCAAACCTTATCTAAGTTGGGTTCGCTAGATGAGTTCTTTAAGGCAATGGAGCCTGAAGAGATGGCAGATTTCATCACTCAAACTGTTGATGAAAACTTAGAGCAGCTGATTGATGAAATTATGAATGAGCGCTCAGCTTCGCTGTGGACCAACCTGCCTTATGCAGTCAAGCGCCGTATTTATGCCTATGCGCATGAGCAGTTGCCAGAAATCATGCGTGATTTGGTGGTTGACTTGACGCACAATGTTGAAGAGCTGGTGGATATGCGCCAGATGATCGTCCGCACTATGGAAAACGATCGTCGCTTAATGGTCAATATGTTCCTAAAAGTAGGCCAAAAAGAGATTAACTTTATTTGGCATATCAGTGCTTTGATTGGTTTTATATTCGGTATTATCCAGATGTTTATTTATCTGTTGGTACCTCAGCATTGGACAGTGCCGTTCTTTGCGGCAATTTGGGGCTTTTTGACCAACTGGATTGCTATTTGGATGGTGTTTAACCCAGTAGACCCGCGTCCGGTAAAATATTTACGCTTATTTAAACGCATCAAAGGGTTCCCCTTTATCGTGCCTGTTATCCCTCGTATCGATACCTATAACTGGCAAGGCGGCTTTATGAAACGTCAGCCTGAAGTGTCAGAGGTGTTTGCTGGTATTGTGGTTGAAGAGCTGGTGACCCTTGAGAACATCATGAATGAGATGATGTATGGTCAGAAAGCGGCTAAGACCCGAGTATTAATGAAAGAGCATTTATATACCTTATTAGAGTCGCCTGTGGTCAGCACCACTTTACGAGTCGGCTTAGGGCGTCGTGAATTTGGTCAGTTAAAAAACACCATTATTGATAAGTCGATTGACGCCACAATGGTGCCTATTCGTGATCCTGAGCTGAATGAAAGTCGTGCCAGTAAAATATATGGCTTATTCTGTGAGCGAATCAAGGCCTTGACCTCACATGAGTTTCAAAACTTATTACGTCCTGCGTTCCGTGAAGATGAAACCACGTTGATCATTCTAGGTGGTTTGACAGGCTTCTTAGCAGGTTGGCTGCATTTGATATTGGTATTCTTCCCGGTCAGCGGCTAG
- the rsmD gene encoding 16S rRNA (guanine(966)-N(2))-methyltransferase RsmD: MSAKRSRHKGKASRSKAVKAVSQVRIIGGQFKRQWVPFIDADGLRPSPDRLRETVFNWLQFELADARVLDLCAGSGVLGFEALSRGATHVTFIELQSKQAELINETAQKLKLVDTQFELHLGDALSVLPHLSASVIDQSSAQLQQDHITNGQLAGESSVTANNYYHLVFIDPPYDLDLWLPILQQLIENKLIDSDSLIYIEDRRELSETLDGFTLAYEVLKSTKVGQIHANLIQIKC; the protein is encoded by the coding sequence ATGAGTGCCAAACGCAGCAGACACAAAGGCAAAGCCTCTCGTTCCAAGGCCGTTAAGGCGGTCAGTCAGGTACGTATCATTGGTGGTCAATTCAAGCGTCAATGGGTGCCTTTTATCGATGCCGACGGCCTAAGACCTAGTCCGGATAGATTAAGAGAGACGGTGTTCAACTGGTTACAATTTGAATTGGCCGATGCTCGTGTGTTGGACCTGTGTGCTGGTAGTGGCGTATTGGGTTTTGAAGCGCTGTCACGTGGCGCTACTCATGTTACCTTTATTGAATTACAATCAAAGCAAGCGGAGCTGATTAATGAAACCGCTCAAAAGTTAAAACTAGTAGACACACAATTTGAGCTGCATCTTGGCGACGCCCTAAGCGTCCTACCCCACTTATCTGCATCAGTTATTGACCAATCAAGTGCTCAGTTACAACAAGACCACATAACTAATGGTCAGCTAGCAGGCGAGTCATCGGTAACTGCAAATAACTATTATCATTTAGTATTTATTGACCCGCCTTATGATTTAGATTTATGGCTGCCAATACTGCAACAATTGATTGAAAATAAGCTTATCGACTCAGACAGCTTGATTTATATTGAAGACAGACGAGAACTATCTGAAACCTTAGACGGATTTACGCTTGC
- the mrdA gene encoding penicillin-binding protein 2, which produces MKQPISTDTREENRVFTNRIVFAAIFILLGLAVLMARYWYLQVYSHEKYITQAENNRVKLISDPPSRGYIYDRNGILLADNKPVFTAMLSPDEVSDPQRTLELLAPIFNLTDEEITDILARIDKNKNDPVTVKIDITDEQMAQFSERKPFFKGVSIQSKLTRSYPYDELFAHVIGYVGRINDKETKEIDKERYAGTDLIGKIGIEKYYEDLLLGQPGHQAVETNVHGDVLRKLESIPPVPGNDIYLSLDYGLQKVAQDQLNGRRGAIVAIDPRNGDVLAFVSNPSFDPNPFISGISFKDYGALRDDPDQPLYNRALQGMYPPASTIKPFEGLAGIHYGIMGWNDTIYDPGYFTLPGDSHRFRDWKKGGHGTVDLTKSIVMSVDTYYYKLSHKLGIQRLHDWMVKFGFGKDTGIDLPNEKSGIMPSPKWKKDTYDKDWLPGETISVSIGQGYFLATPLQVANATAMTASSGKIITPHMLKRSEGAAKVTPIDRPTGEIEFNGTQQDWEKMQSAMEQTVKRGTARRIYNPRYRMAGKTGTAQVKSIAQGKSYNKAALDERHWDHAWFTGFAPVDDPQIAIAILVENGGGGSSTAAPIGRVLFDYWVLQRPNNPILPPTPEELAEIKAKKAEEKARLDAEREAQEAAEAAGESIEEDADSTN; this is translated from the coding sequence ATGAAACAACCTATCTCTACCGATACTCGCGAAGAAAACCGTGTGTTTACTAACCGCATCGTGTTTGCTGCCATATTTATACTATTGGGGTTGGCCGTACTCATGGCTCGCTATTGGTATTTGCAGGTTTATTCACATGAAAAATACATCACCCAAGCTGAGAATAACCGAGTTAAGCTAATCTCAGATCCGCCTTCGCGTGGCTATATTTATGATAGAAACGGTATTTTGCTGGCAGATAACAAGCCCGTATTTACTGCCATGCTAAGTCCGGATGAAGTCAGTGACCCACAACGCACGCTAGAGCTATTAGCGCCGATTTTTAATCTTACTGATGAAGAGATTACCGATATCTTGGCGCGGATTGATAAAAACAAAAACGATCCGGTAACCGTAAAAATTGACATCACAGATGAGCAAATGGCGCAGTTTAGTGAGCGCAAACCTTTCTTTAAAGGGGTTAGCATTCAAAGCAAGCTGACGCGCAGCTATCCTTATGATGAGCTGTTTGCGCATGTTATCGGTTATGTTGGCCGTATTAATGACAAAGAAACTAAAGAGATCGATAAAGAGCGCTATGCCGGTACCGACCTTATCGGCAAAATTGGTATCGAAAAATACTATGAAGACTTATTGCTCGGTCAGCCTGGACACCAAGCGGTTGAAACCAACGTACATGGTGATGTCCTACGCAAGCTTGAAAGCATACCGCCGGTACCTGGTAACGATATCTATCTCAGTTTGGATTATGGTCTACAAAAAGTAGCTCAAGACCAATTAAATGGTCGTCGCGGTGCGATTGTGGCCATTGACCCGCGTAATGGCGATGTGTTGGCCTTCGTCAGTAACCCAAGCTTTGACCCCAACCCTTTTATCTCAGGTATTTCATTTAAAGACTACGGCGCGCTGCGTGATGACCCAGATCAGCCATTATATAACCGTGCGCTACAGGGCATGTATCCCCCAGCTTCGACCATTAAGCCGTTCGAAGGCTTAGCGGGTATTCATTATGGGATTATGGGCTGGAACGATACCATTTATGATCCAGGTTACTTTACCTTACCGGGTGACAGTCACCGTTTCCGTGACTGGAAAAAAGGCGGTCATGGCACGGTTGACCTGACCAAGTCTATTGTGATGTCGGTAGATACCTACTATTACAAGCTGTCGCATAAATTGGGTATCCAGCGCCTGCATGATTGGATGGTCAAATTTGGCTTTGGTAAAGACACTGGTATTGACCTACCCAACGAAAAGTCTGGGATTATGCCTTCGCCAAAGTGGAAAAAAGACACCTATGATAAAGATTGGCTGCCCGGTGAGACCATCTCAGTGAGTATTGGTCAGGGTTATTTTTTGGCCACCCCACTACAAGTTGCTAATGCTACCGCAATGACTGCCAGCTCAGGCAAAATTATTACCCCGCACATGCTTAAGCGCTCTGAAGGTGCAGCAAAAGTAACACCGATTGATAGGCCAACCGGAGAGATTGAGTTTAATGGTACCCAACAAGATTGGGAAAAAATGCAAAGTGCCATGGAACAAACGGTCAAGCGTGGTACGGCTCGTCGTATTTACAACCCTCGCTACCGCATGGCAGGTAAGACCGGTACCGCTCAGGTTAAGTCAATTGCCCAAGGCAAAAGCTATAACAAGGCAGCCCTTGATGAACGCCACTGGGACCATGCTTGGTTTACTGGGTTTGCACCGGTTGATGATCCGCAAATTGCGATTGCTATCTTAGTAGAAAACGGTGGCGGTGGTAGTAGTACAGCGGCCCCTATTGGACGTGTGCTGTTTGATTATTGGGTATTACAGCGTCCAAACAACCCTATTTTACCGCCAACCCCAGAAGAGCTTGCTGAAATAAAAGCCAAAAAAGCTGAAGAAAAAGCACGACTCGATGCTGAACGCGAAGCTCAGGAAGCAGCAGAAGCTGCTGGCGAAAGCATTGAAGAAGATGCAGACAGCACTAACTAA
- the grxC gene encoding glutaredoxin 3 yields the protein MTAPVTVYTTPICPYCLNAKQLLKSKDIDYKEIGMHDISSDERMALMKKTNNYRTVPQIFIGDTFVGGFDELNALNQSGKLDEMLNA from the coding sequence ATGACAGCTCCTGTTACTGTATATACCACACCAATTTGCCCATACTGCTTAAATGCAAAGCAATTGTTAAAGTCAAAAGATATTGATTATAAAGAAATTGGTATGCACGATATTAGCTCAGATGAGCGTATGGCATTGATGAAAAAGACCAATAACTATAGAACAGTGCCTCAGATTTTTATTGGCGACACCTTCGTTGGTGGTTTTGACGAACTAAACGCATTAAATCAAAGCGGTAAACTTGATGAGATGCTAAACGCCTAA
- the ccmI gene encoding c-type cytochrome biogenesis protein CcmI: MPTLVIFVALAIILAILLAVIVLLPWLRVDKSAQNNQLIALNVEVFKERLAELTADYSNGSMTESEFNTQKTELERQLLLASEDKNRVVVDQGSLNSDSTNAALLKAKREMQVTRSGKARLTILVCVPLLIVLGYFLSADRSAVVQFWQAQDNVGQVADDLLTGKIDAPPEWAAEDSAGLMAAIQANVHHHAHDAKRWMRLADIYLAFEAVDQALEAQSRAYRLAPEDEEVAVGYAQTRFFASGGMLDSSGRRALQTALQKNPDHQGAQMLMAMGEARAGNFEQAHAWVARLKEGISKRDGDHSAALNSLDELSRSITEQQQAASQQAANDANPQVDSTQSITAQAVAVTLTIDSEIAKAVSDSDTLFVSIQQQQGGAPLAVKRLQAKDLVNAKQGLSVQLSDNDAMMPTHTLSKAMSAGQELVIKARVSKTGKAMPASGDLVAADSKLDYQDSEQQQVEVNMNIDQKLP; the protein is encoded by the coding sequence ATGCCAACGTTAGTGATTTTTGTCGCGCTGGCAATTATTTTAGCAATTTTATTGGCAGTGATTGTATTGCTGCCATGGTTGCGAGTGGATAAATCTGCGCAAAATAATCAACTAATCGCGCTTAATGTTGAGGTATTCAAAGAGCGACTGGCTGAGCTTACCGCTGATTATAGTAACGGCAGTATGACTGAGTCTGAGTTTAATACTCAAAAGACCGAACTTGAAAGACAGCTGCTGTTAGCCAGTGAAGATAAAAACAGAGTAGTGGTAGACCAAGGATCGTTAAATAGCGATTCGACAAACGCGGCCTTGTTAAAAGCCAAACGCGAGATGCAAGTCACTCGCAGTGGTAAAGCACGTTTGACCATACTGGTGTGTGTGCCTTTATTAATTGTCTTAGGGTATTTTTTATCTGCGGATCGCAGTGCTGTGGTTCAGTTTTGGCAAGCACAAGATAATGTTGGTCAAGTCGCTGATGACTTATTAACTGGCAAGATTGATGCACCGCCTGAGTGGGCAGCAGAAGACAGCGCTGGCCTGATGGCTGCGATACAAGCCAACGTTCATCATCACGCACATGATGCCAAGCGCTGGATGCGTCTTGCCGATATTTACTTAGCATTTGAAGCCGTTGATCAGGCTTTAGAGGCTCAGTCTCGAGCGTATCGTTTGGCACCTGAAGATGAAGAAGTGGCTGTGGGTTATGCACAGACAAGATTCTTTGCTAGTGGTGGTATGCTAGACAGTAGTGGTCGCCGTGCATTACAGACTGCGCTACAAAAAAATCCAGATCATCAAGGCGCACAAATGTTAATGGCGATGGGTGAGGCGCGTGCGGGTAATTTTGAGCAAGCGCATGCCTGGGTTGCCCGTCTTAAAGAGGGCATCTCAAAACGTGATGGCGATCACTCAGCGGCTTTAAATAGCTTAGATGAGTTAAGTCGTAGCATTACTGAGCAGCAACAAGCGGCCAGTCAGCAAGCGGCTAATGACGCTAATCCACAAGTAGACAGCACACAGTCAATTACTGCTCAAGCGGTAGCAGTTACATTAACTATAGACAGTGAGATTGCCAAAGCTGTCTCAGACAGTGATACTCTATTTGTCAGTATCCAGCAGCAGCAAGGCGGCGCACCATTGGCTGTAAAGCGTCTACAAGCTAAAGATCTGGTTAACGCTAAGCAAGGGTTAAGCGTGCAGCTATCAGATAATGATGCGATGATGCCAACCCATACGCTGTCAAAAGCGATGAGTGCGGGTCAAGAGTTGGTTATCAAAGCCCGAGTTAGTAAGACAGGCAAAGCGATGCCTGCTTCTGGTGACTTGGTCGCAGCCGATAGCAAACTTGATTATCAAGATAGCGAGCAGCAACAGGTTGAGGTCAATATGAATATCGACCAAAAACTGCCTTAA
- a CDS encoding DsbE family thiol:disulfide interchange protein, whose translation MSDPIMSKSQFKVWFLIPLIVFAGLIVMFFTRLGKPTDVVIDNALNRPVPTFDLPLLSDTSKNMTNADLPNQPYLMNVWGSWCPTCIVEHPFLMELHNRGVPMVGVNYKDELDNAHQYLNDGGDPFLFSFRDESGSFAIDLGLTGAPESFIVDSEGNIRQHIIGEVSEENWQARIEPCMSLLSELGSQQVDLNSNDTATRIAEVCK comes from the coding sequence ATGTCAGACCCTATTATGAGTAAGTCACAATTTAAAGTCTGGTTTTTGATCCCATTGATCGTATTTGCAGGGCTTATCGTGATGTTCTTTACGCGACTGGGTAAGCCGACCGATGTGGTTATTGATAATGCTTTAAATAGACCGGTGCCTACTTTTGATTTACCGCTGCTATCAGACACATCAAAAAATATGACCAATGCTGATTTGCCCAATCAGCCTTACTTGATGAATGTGTGGGGCTCTTGGTGTCCAACTTGTATTGTTGAGCATCCATTTTTGATGGAGCTACACAATCGTGGCGTACCTATGGTTGGTGTCAACTATAAAGATGAATTAGACAATGCGCATCAATATTTGAACGATGGTGGTGATCCATTCTTATTTAGCTTCCGTGATGAGTCAGGCAGCTTTGCTATCGATTTAGGCTTAACGGGTGCCCCTGAGTCATTTATTGTTGATTCAGAAGGTAACATTCGCCAACACATTATTGGTGAAGTGAGTGAAGAGAATTGGCAAGCACGCATTGAGCCTTGTATGTCATTATTATCGGAACTTGGCAGCCAACAGGTTGATTTAAATAGTAATGATACGGCTACTCGTATTGCTGAGGTTTGTAAATGA
- a CDS encoding heme lyase CcmF/NrfE family subunit — protein MLITELGYFALVASLILALLQVVLPSFGITREQPHLQRLAPSLAWAQFVAVFVSFLTLMAGFYYNDFSLVYVAQHSNSLLPWYYKLSATWGGHEGSLLLWVTILAAWSALVAWFSRGLPLNMRARVLVILAAVQFMMLAMLIFTSSPFDRTLPNIPVDGADLNPLLQDPGLIFHPPMLYMGYVGMSVPFAFCMAALWAGRLDAVWTRWSRPWALAAWGFLTLGIALGSWWAYYELGWGGWWFWDPVENASLMPWLACTALIHSLAVTEKRGVFKAWTIMLSIFAFALSLLGTFLVRSGVITSVHSFAADPTRGLAILAILGIVIGAGLLMFAVRGWRLTVESHYGLKSRETLLVINNIIILVATLVVLLGTLYPIIADSFNLGQVSVGPPYFNALFVPLTWLLLLALGMGSNLRWKQDKRPLLGVVSTIFVSSALLAAIATYIFTQSLNLQIVVTGLLCLWVLGWIVYDIKDKTRNATSLSKGLRRLKAHYWGMHIAHFGILVLAIGIGVTSALSVERDVAMQEGDSAEVSGYVFNLVEFDEVRGKNYDATQAEIRVTKDDKYVTTLYPQKRNYVVSSMPMTEAGINTSFMRDLYVALGEPIDDTDPDGNWAVRIYVKPMIAWLWTGSILMALGALVSMLDRRYRLKKS, from the coding sequence ATGTTAATCACTGAGCTAGGATATTTTGCATTAGTTGCATCATTGATATTGGCTTTATTGCAAGTTGTACTACCAAGCTTTGGTATTACACGCGAGCAACCGCATCTGCAGCGTTTGGCACCCAGTTTGGCATGGGCGCAATTTGTTGCCGTCTTTGTGTCATTTCTGACCTTAATGGCCGGTTTTTATTACAATGACTTTAGCTTGGTCTACGTAGCCCAGCACTCCAACTCATTATTGCCTTGGTACTATAAGCTGTCTGCGACTTGGGGCGGTCATGAAGGCTCGCTATTATTATGGGTGACTATCTTAGCTGCCTGGTCAGCATTGGTGGCTTGGTTTAGCCGTGGTCTGCCATTGAATATGCGTGCTAGAGTGTTGGTTATCCTAGCCGCAGTGCAGTTTATGATGCTGGCGATGCTGATCTTTACCTCATCACCTTTTGATCGCACCCTACCTAATATTCCTGTTGACGGCGCTGATCTCAACCCTTTACTTCAAGACCCTGGTCTTATCTTCCATCCGCCGATGCTTTATATGGGCTATGTTGGCATGTCTGTGCCTTTTGCATTTTGTATGGCAGCCTTATGGGCAGGTCGATTGGATGCGGTATGGACACGTTGGTCACGTCCATGGGCATTAGCAGCTTGGGGCTTTTTAACGTTAGGTATCGCTTTGGGTTCTTGGTGGGCTTATTATGAGCTTGGCTGGGGCGGCTGGTGGTTCTGGGACCCGGTTGAGAACGCGTCGTTGATGCCTTGGCTGGCGTGTACTGCTTTGATTCACTCACTGGCAGTCACCGAAAAGCGTGGTGTATTTAAAGCATGGACCATCATGCTGTCTATCTTTGCGTTTGCGTTAAGCTTACTGGGTACCTTCTTAGTTCGCTCTGGTGTGATTACTTCGGTGCACTCATTTGCTGCCGATCCGACACGCGGACTCGCCATTTTAGCTATTTTAGGTATTGTGATTGGTGCCGGTCTGTTGATGTTTGCTGTACGTGGTTGGCGCTTAACAGTAGAGAGTCATTACGGGCTGAAATCACGTGAGACCTTACTGGTTATCAACAACATTATTATTTTAGTTGCAACCTTAGTTGTGCTACTAGGGACGCTATATCCTATTATCGCTGATTCATTTAACCTAGGTCAGGTTTCGGTAGGTCCTCCATACTTTAATGCGCTGTTTGTGCCATTAACTTGGTTGTTGCTATTGGCACTGGGCATGGGTTCGAACCTACGCTGGAAGCAAGACAAGCGTCCATTATTAGGCGTGGTCAGCACTATCTTTGTTAGTAGCGCATTATTAGCCGCTATCGCTACCTATATATTCACTCAAAGCTTAAACTTACAAATTGTAGTGACTGGTTTGCTGTGTCTGTGGGTGCTAGGCTGGATAGTGTATGACATCAAAGACAAAACCCGTAATGCCACGTCTTTATCTAAAGGTCTACGCCGTTTAAAAGCGCATTACTGGGGCATGCACATTGCTCACTTTGGTATTTTAGTGCTTGCTATCGGTATTGGGGTGACCAGTGCATTAAGCGTTGAGCGTGATGTGGCGATGCAAGAAGGCGATTCTGCAGAAGTCAGTGGCTATGTGTTTAACTTGGTTGAATTTGATGAAGTGCGCGGCAAAAACTATGATGCCACGCAAGCAGAAATCAGAGTGACCAAAGATGATAAGTATGTCACTACTTTATATCCCCAAAAGCGTAACTATGTCGTCAGCAGCATGCCAATGACAGAAGCCGGTATTAACACCAGCTTTATGCGTGACCTATATGTCGCACTTGGCGAGCCGATTGATGACACAGATCCTGATGGTAATTGGGCAGTGCGTATTTATGTTAAGCCTATGATTGCTTGGCTGTGGACAGGTTCTATATTAATGGCGTTAGGTGCTTTGGTTAGTATGCTGGATCGTCGTTATCGTCTTAAGAAATCTTAG
- the adk gene encoding adenylate kinase — MRIILLGPPGAGKGTQAQFISKEYDIPQISTGDMLRAAIKEGTELGKQAEGIMKSGGLVSDDLIINLVKERISKPDCANGCIFDGFPRTIPQAEALVEAGVRIDHVVEISVPDDEIVARLSGRRQHPGSGRVYHLKYNPPKQEGVDDVTGEPLIQREDDKEETIRDRLATYHAQTSALVGFYQTKEKEDADAAKYHQFDGTKDIDVVKENILSSLKG, encoded by the coding sequence ATGCGTATTATTTTGCTAGGACCGCCAGGAGCAGGTAAAGGAACCCAAGCACAGTTCATCTCTAAAGAGTATGATATTCCACAGATTTCTACCGGTGATATGCTACGTGCTGCCATCAAAGAAGGTACTGAGCTGGGCAAACAAGCTGAAGGTATTATGAAGTCAGGTGGTCTGGTATCAGACGATTTGATCATCAACTTGGTTAAAGAAAGAATTAGCAAGCCAGATTGTGCCAATGGCTGCATTTTTGACGGTTTCCCACGTACTATTCCTCAAGCAGAAGCATTGGTAGAAGCCGGTGTTCGTATTGACCACGTGGTTGAAATCAGCGTTCCTGATGACGAGATTGTTGCGCGCTTATCGGGCCGTCGTCAGCATCCAGGTTCAGGCCGTGTATATCACCTAAAATATAATCCACCTAAGCAAGAAGGTGTTGATGATGTGACTGGTGAGCCTCTAATTCAGCGTGAAGACGATAAAGAAGAGACCATTCGTGATCGTCTAGCTACCTATCATGCACAGACTTCAGCTCTGGTTGGTTTTTATCAAACCAAAGAAAAAGAAGATGCTGATGCTGCGAAATATCATCAGTTCGACGGTACTAAAGACATTGATGTGGTAAAAGAGAACATCCTAAGCTCATTAAAAGGTTAA
- a CDS encoding cytochrome c-type biogenesis protein → MLAMAGISLQAHAAIEVYEFENPRQEAQYKGLIEEFRCPKCQNQNLAGSDSQIAQDLKRKTYEMVVAGQTDAQIREYMYERYGDFISYKPPVRPSTWILWYFPPVFLLLVVAAWLWRTKRRQFQASLNAGAGSEGVNEAQVKPEVSEIGANLSSEEAAKLKALLKEHGVNDTDVNSATKK, encoded by the coding sequence ATGCTAGCGATGGCAGGTATTAGCCTGCAAGCGCATGCGGCAATTGAAGTCTATGAGTTTGAAAACCCGCGCCAAGAAGCACAGTATAAAGGGCTGATTGAAGAGTTTCGGTGTCCAAAATGTCAAAACCAGAATTTAGCGGGCTCAGACTCTCAAATTGCTCAAGATTTAAAGCGTAAAACTTATGAAATGGTAGTCGCTGGTCAAACAGATGCTCAAATTCGTGAATATATGTACGAGCGTTATGGTGACTTTATTAGCTATAAGCCACCAGTGCGTCCATCGACTTGGATTCTATGGTACTTTCCACCTGTCTTTTTATTATTGGTTGTCGCAGCTTGGTTATGGCGTACTAAGCGCAGACAGTTCCAAGCCAGTCTTAATGCTGGTGCTGGATCTGAAGGTGTCAATGAAGCACAGGTTAAACCTGAGGTATCAGAGATTGGTGCCAACTTATCGAGTGAAGAGGCGGCCAAATTAAAAGCGTTATTAAAAGAACATGGTGTTAATGATACTGATGTTAATAGCGCTACAAAAAAGTAA
- the secB gene encoding protein-export chaperone SecB: MAEQQAQPQLALERIYVKDMSLEVPGASVFTKEWQPELDINLATNAEKLDEDHYQVVLTVTVNAQNADAPAFIAEVHQAGIFLIKDIPEDQMGQILGAYCPNILFPYAREVISDIVTRGSFPQLLLAPVNFDQAYAQSQQQAEGDA; the protein is encoded by the coding sequence ATGGCAGAACAACAAGCACAACCACAATTAGCCCTAGAACGCATTTATGTAAAAGACATGTCACTTGAAGTACCAGGCGCATCGGTATTCACTAAAGAGTGGCAACCAGAGCTAGATATCAACCTAGCAACCAACGCTGAAAAGCTAGATGAAGATCACTATCAAGTCGTATTAACCGTTACTGTTAATGCTCAAAACGCTGATGCCCCAGCATTTATCGCTGAAGTTCATCAAGCCGGTATCTTCTTAATCAAAGATATTCCAGAAGATCAAATGGGTCAGATTCTAGGTGCATATTGCCCAAATATCTTATTCCCATATGCACGTGAAGTGATCAGCGACATCGTAACACGTGGTAGCTTCCCACAGCTATTATTAGCACCTGTAAACTTTGACCAAGCTTATGCTCAAAGCCAGCAACAAGCTGAAGGTGATGCTTAA